One genomic segment of Natrononativus amylolyticus includes these proteins:
- a CDS encoding ZIP family metal transporter — MVSVLEVLLVATLAGCATGLGAIPTLFTDRVSHRVYDGALGFAGGIMTGAAVFALVVPGLEFGSPWEVVLGVLAGGGFLLVANALLPHLHLRFGRDRLEGTAALEVGDGNEAAVDDRRRALLVGSAVTIHNVPEGLAVGIAFASGEAGLGFAIATAIAVQNVPDGFAMAVPAVRAGVSRPKTLLYTTLSGGVPEPVAAAVGFSLVVVVTGLFPLAAGFAAGAMIAVVFRELVPSSHGHGYADTATATFVLGFAVMLVVDTVLAV; from the coding sequence ATGGTCTCCGTTCTCGAAGTCCTCCTCGTCGCGACGCTCGCAGGCTGTGCGACGGGTCTCGGGGCGATTCCGACGCTGTTTACCGACCGCGTGAGCCACCGCGTCTACGACGGCGCGCTCGGGTTCGCCGGCGGGATCATGACCGGCGCGGCGGTGTTCGCGCTCGTCGTCCCCGGCCTCGAGTTTGGCTCCCCCTGGGAGGTCGTTCTCGGGGTCCTGGCCGGCGGCGGCTTCCTGCTCGTCGCGAACGCCTTGCTCCCCCACCTCCACCTCCGGTTCGGACGGGATCGGCTCGAGGGAACGGCCGCGCTCGAGGTCGGGGACGGAAACGAGGCCGCCGTCGACGACCGCCGGCGGGCGCTGCTCGTCGGCAGCGCGGTGACGATCCACAACGTCCCCGAAGGCCTCGCCGTCGGCATCGCCTTCGCCAGCGGCGAGGCGGGACTGGGTTTCGCTATCGCGACCGCCATCGCCGTCCAGAACGTCCCCGACGGGTTCGCGATGGCCGTTCCTGCGGTCCGGGCCGGCGTCTCGAGGCCGAAAACCCTGCTGTACACGACGCTCTCCGGCGGAGTTCCGGAGCCGGTCGCCGCCGCCGTCGGCTTCTCGCTCGTGGTCGTCGTCACCGGACTCTTTCCGCTGGCCGCCGGGTTCGCCGCGGGCGCGATGATCGCCGTCGTCTTCCGCGAACTCGTCCCCTCGAGCCACGGCCACGGCTACGCCGACACCGCGACGGCGACGTTCGTCCTCGGGTTCGCCGTCATGCTCGTCGTCGACACCGTGTTAGCCGTCTGA
- a CDS encoding succinylglutamate desuccinylase/aspartoacylase domain-containing protein yields MVSSERRVGRRTFAAVLASSIAAAAGCTDSAGEHDDPGDGSGNEDPADDSSEASDAADENDADGDAADDGDDAEGSSSEQTVSTHTFGEGQDETTTYVIESAVDGPTALVIGGIHGDEPAGFEAAANATGWEIDAGTLVVIPEAYPSAVEAGTREYDGIDINKQFPVGEEPTTPHARALWVEIESHEPDALLDLHSSMGIYNSDITDGRGVGQAIFPTVTGDAEAHSQAVVDAMNEHHVPDDLSEDHRFEQGNPLGRSGQILVRKVAGDLEVSGYLVETTKYRTDLEQRVEWTETMVRKLLERHGLLEA; encoded by the coding sequence ATGGTCTCCAGCGAGCGGAGGGTCGGGCGACGGACGTTCGCGGCGGTTCTCGCGAGCTCGATCGCCGCTGCGGCGGGGTGTACCGATTCCGCCGGAGAGCACGACGATCCCGGCGACGGGAGCGGGAACGAGGATCCGGCCGACGACTCGAGCGAAGCTAGCGATGCGGCCGACGAGAACGACGCCGACGGGGATGCGGCGGACGACGGGGACGACGCCGAGGGCTCGAGTTCCGAGCAAACCGTCTCGACGCACACGTTCGGTGAGGGCCAGGACGAGACGACGACGTACGTCATCGAATCCGCCGTCGACGGGCCGACGGCGCTCGTCATCGGCGGCATCCACGGCGACGAACCCGCGGGGTTCGAGGCCGCGGCGAACGCAACCGGGTGGGAGATCGACGCGGGAACGCTGGTGGTCATCCCCGAGGCGTATCCGAGCGCGGTCGAGGCGGGGACCCGCGAGTACGACGGGATCGACATCAACAAGCAGTTCCCGGTCGGCGAGGAGCCGACGACGCCCCACGCGCGGGCGCTCTGGGTGGAGATCGAGTCACACGAACCGGACGCCCTCTTGGACCTCCACAGTTCGATGGGGATCTACAACTCCGACATCACCGACGGCCGCGGCGTCGGGCAGGCGATCTTTCCGACGGTCACGGGAGACGCCGAAGCGCACAGCCAGGCGGTCGTCGACGCGATGAACGAACACCACGTCCCCGACGACCTCAGCGAGGACCACCGGTTCGAGCAGGGGAACCCGCTCGGGCGGTCCGGGCAGATCCTGGTCAGGAAGGTCGCCGGCGATCTCGAGGTGAGCGGCTACCTGGTCGAGACGACGAAGTACCGGACGGACCTCGAGCAGCGGGTCGAGTGGACCGAGACGATGGTTCGAAAACTCCTCGAGCGCCACGGGCTGCTCGAGGCGTAG